One region of Pseudomonas sp. B21-040 genomic DNA includes:
- a CDS encoding AbrB/MazE/SpoVT family DNA-binding domain-containing protein codes for MSFDQQGKKMNPTPLSENGRWIVTCQDTEDGTGDLIIPLPDDLLAAIGLTSGDKLNMEKQPDGTITLTPVRYQHDVETLLGVLADLYHVCGMLDAKVEVLDQIMAALNGEPLPHESLGPYAAPDPD; via the coding sequence ATGTCATTTGATCAGCAGGGGAAAAAAATGAACCCAACACCACTCTCTGAAAATGGCAGATGGATTGTTACCTGCCAAGACACTGAAGATGGAACTGGCGACCTGATCATACCTTTGCCTGACGATCTGCTGGCGGCTATCGGGTTAACCAGCGGCGACAAGCTGAACATGGAAAAACAGCCTGACGGCACGATAACCCTGACACCAGTTCGTTATCAGCATGATGTTGAAACATTACTCGGCGTATTGGCTGATCTTTACCACGTCTGCGGAATGCTTGACGCCAAGGTTGAGGTTCTGGACCAAATCATGGCTGCGCTAAATGGAGAACCATTGCCTCACGAGTCTCTGGGTCCATATGCAGCCCCCGATCCTGATTGA